The Astyanax mexicanus isolate ESR-SI-001 chromosome 20, AstMex3_surface, whole genome shotgun sequence genome contains a region encoding:
- the nipblb gene encoding nipped-B-like protein B isoform X2 yields the protein MNGDMPHVPITTLAGIASLTDLLNQLPLPSPLPATTTKSLLYNGRIAEEVNCLLARRDDNLVSQLAHSLNQVSTEHIELKDNLGSDDPEGDMPVLLQTVLTRNPNIFREKSIMQQPMMPPYKMSHNSMHGSPASTNYQQTTVTPSPPSRFVQPQTGSGARFMPQQNSPVPSPYAPQSPAGYMQYPHPPSYSQHQQIQQVSVASPMVPGGIRNIHDSKVSGQMSSNSANHNARHCSNEEYMNIVHRLGSEESDPSMRNASFPLRSPQSVCSPAGSEGTPKVGSRPPLILQSPPPYTSPRDAAPDLLMDSPDRKKKQKKMIKEEGDKGAMYDIVSSPSKDSTKLTLKLSRVKSSETDQSTDLMPSVEHGSDAENELPCNSLPYPRNPQERLAAGQCPPEQSGYQQVPVLQNTGTVTAKQPGGVSGTPYDEAEMDALAEIERIERESAIERERGSKEVQDKDKPLKKRKQDSYPQEPGAGGTAGATGGPGVGGGGSAGNKLAPQEASAASNGTNRPALMVSIDLQQAGRAEGQLDSCPTPALEAQRWPEDGSDSAGVLRLKSKTDGEAQRAVDGRPEVIKQRAETPQKTASEGRPETPKHKHDSRRDSTSKTQGSDKRSDASKHRHDGKPEKVRSEGRGTDTPRKHESRSEVSRDSHREEKHKDRERNKDRDREKDKDKDRDRERDKDKEKEKEKDKEKDKEKEKEKDRDNDAVKVRRPDTPKGKVEHDRHGRDKERDRENRDRGNRDRENRDRDRENRERKHRTESKEHKEKRSPEQRSRPDSPRVKQENKQRSDRSERSERSDRLERSDHTDRSERSERSDRTDRSERSERSDLKSSNNKEEKRSSDGNRHRSDDSKQSSTDSKAAEFPDYLLGVKSGALKNFVIPKLKRDKDGNVPPAATAPTSAATPAEIPRPESWGQPRVKLERLGLVENISKRPKPVVVLQKLSYDEVQKIIKERHSRSSKSSKNRSSFGKSSKGGIDESVLKELPPHLLAEIESTMPLCERVKMNKRKRSTVNEKPKYAEVSSGEDSASVESAPKRSKKDRDRTWECEEKDRKGERRRSGGHHDGRRGSGSRYRDQSSDDSDEGTPPPSMSEIARKMKMKEKQKKRKAYEPKLTPEEMMDSSTFKRFTASVDNILENLEDVDLSLDDDEIPQELLLGKHQLSELGSESAKIKAMGITYRISSEKLVKVLGILEKNIQDGSKLSTLMNHGNDAEDEERLWRDLIMERVTKSADACLTALNIMTSTRMPKAVYIEDVIERVLQYTKFHLQNTLYPQYDPVYRVGPHGGGMLSSKAKRAKCSTHKQRVIVMLYNKVCDIVSNISELLEIQLLTDTTILQVSSMGITPFFVENVSELQLCAIKLVTAVFSRYEKHRQLILEEIFTSLARLPTSKRSLRNFRLNSSDVDGEPMYIQMVTALVLQLIQCVVHLPNDKDNTDDEYDKKVDQDVLITNSYETAMRTAQNFLSVFLKKCGSKQGEEDYRPLFENFVQDLLSTVNKPEWPAAELLLSLLGRLLVHQFSNKQTEMALRVASLDYLGTVAARLRKDAVTSKMDQRSIDRILKETPGNDETQQLQKALLDYLNENIDTDPSLVFSRKFYIAQWFRDSTTETEKAMKSQNQKDDDSSEGQHHTKDVETTGEIMQRAEARKKFLRSIIKTTPSQFTTLKMNSDTVDYDDACLVVRYLASMRPFAQSFDIYLTQILRVLGESAIAVRTKAMKCLSEVVAVDPSILARLDMQRGVHGRLMDNSTSVREAAVELVGRFVLSRPQLTEQYYDMLIERILDTGISVRKRVIKILRDICLEQPTFNKITEMCVKMIRRVNDEEGIKKLVNETFQKLWFTPTPNHDKEAMTRKILNITDVVSACKDSGYDWFEQLLQNLLKTEEDASYKPARKACAQLVDNLVEHILKYEEAPDDCENKGGNSNRLVSCITTLYLFSKNRAQLMVKHAMTMQPYLTTKCNNQNDFMVICNVAKILELVVPLMDHPSETFLTTIEEDLMKLIIKYGMTVVQHCVSCLGAVVNKVTHNYKFVWACFNRYYGALNKLKTQHQEDSNSTVLVSNKPALLRSLFTVGALCRHFDFDLEDFKGNNKVVIKDKVLELLLYFTKNEDEEVQSKAIIGLGFLFIQHPGLMFVPEVKTLYNGLLSDRKTSVNLKIQVLKNLQTYLQEEDTRMQEADREWKKLSKQEDLKEMGDISSGMSSSIMQLYLKQVLEAFFHTQSSVRHFALNVIALTLNQGLIHPVQCVPYLIAMGTDPEPTMRNKADQQLVEIDKKYTGFIHMKAVAGMKMSYQVQQAIMASKDTIIRGFRQDENSSALCSHLFTMVRGNRQHRRAFLISLLNLFDDSAKTEVNMLLFIADNLACFPFQSQEEPLFIMHHIDITLSVSGSNLLQSFKESLLKEPRPREKKRKKKVREKKYSSDEEDEDESSSSSSSSSDEDEVVHRAKRPKRAAANVDSDSDLDVEDVEKVMDRLPDNPLPLLDFANASQGILLLLVLKQHLKNLYGFSDSKIQKYSPTESAKVYDKAVNRKNNVHFNPRQTLEFLANGLSNAELTDDIKRKIVKQYLDFKVLMEHLDPDEEDEEGEASASTHARNKAITALLGGSSPKNNAADSYDEESDGEEKAPGASRRSRRGGDSADASGHLNETVEAMDVIAICCPKYKDRPQIARVIQKTSNGYSVHWMAGSYSGTWAEAKKRDGRKLVPWVDTIKESDIIYKKIALTSAHKLTNKMVQTLRSLYAAKEGTSS from the exons AGAGCTGAAGGACAATCTGGGCAGTGATGACCCAGAGGGAGACATGCCGGTGCTGCTGCAGACGGTGCTGACCAGGAACCCCAACATCTTCAGGGAGAAAA gtataATGCAACAGCCAATGATGCCGCCATATAAAATGTCTCACAATTCCATGCATGGAAGCCCGGCATCCACAAATTACCAGCAAACCACTGTTACTCCCAGCCCTCCCAG TCGCTTCGTTCAGCCTCAGACGGGCTCTGGGGCTCGATTCATGCCTCAGCAGAACAGCCCTGTACCCAGCCCCTATGCTCCACAGAGTCCTGCCGGCTACATGCAGTACCCTCACCCTCCCAGCTACTCTCAACATCAACAGATCCAACAAG TGTCTGTTGCAAGTCCCATGGTGCCTGGTGGCATTAGGAACATCCACGACAGTAAAGTCTCTGGGCAAATGTCAAGTAattcagccaatcacaatgcacGGCATTGCTCCAATGAAGAGTACATGAACATCGTCCACAGATTGGGAAGTGAG GAGAGTGATCCTTCCATGAGAAACGCTTCCTTCCCTCTCCGATCGCCCCAATCGGTATGCTCGCCTGCTGGAAGCGAAGGGACTCCGAAAG TTGGATCGCGGCCACCTCTCATTCTTCAGTCTCCGCCCCCGTATACCTCACCGCGGGATGCTGCTCCTGACCTTCTCATGGACTCACCCGACcggaaaaagaagcagaagaaaatGATCAAGGAGGAAGGAGACAAGGGCGCCATGTACGACATTGTCAGCTCTCCCTCCAAGGACTCTACCAAGCTCACGCTGAAGCTGTCGCGGGTCAAGTCTTCTGAGACAGACCAGTCGACCGACCTCATGCCCAGCGTGGAGCATGGCTCAGACGCTGAAAACGAACTGCCCTGCAACAGCTTGCCCTACCCCAGGAACCCCCAGGAACGGCTGGCTGCAGGCCAGTGCCCCCCAGAACAGTCAGGATACCAGCAGGTCCCCGTGCTGCAGAACACTGGGACAGTCACTGCGAAACAGCCTGGAGGAGTCAGCGGGACGCCGTACGACGAGGCCGAGATGGACGCGCTGGCTGAGATTGAGAGGATAGAACGGGAGTCGGCTATTGAGCGAGAACGAGGCTCCAAAGAGGTTCAGGATAAAG ATAAACCTCTGAAGAAGCGAAAACAGGACTCGTACCCTCAGGAGCCTGGTGCTGGTGGTACTGCAGGAGCAACAGGTGGTCCTGGGGTGGGAGGCGGGGGTAGTGCGGGAAACAAATTGGCACCTCAGGAGGCTAGCGCTGCCAGCAATGGGACTAACAGACCAGCCCTGATGGTCAGTATAGACCTACAACAGGCAGGCAGGGCAGAGGGGCAGCTCGACTCCTGTCCCACACCTGCCCTGGAGGCACAGCGCTGGCCTGAAGATGGGTCGGACTCGGCTGGGGTTCTGCGGCTCAAATCAAAAACTGATGGAGAGGCGCAGAGAGCGGTTGATGGTCGGCCTGAGGTCATCAAGCAACGAGCAGAAACGCCACAGAAAACCGCTTCAGAAGGCCGTCCGGAGACGCCTAAACACAAGCACGACAGCCGACGGGACTCTACAAGCAAGACGCAGGGATCAGACAAACGGTCAGATGCATCGAAACATCGGCATGATGGTAAACCTGAAAAGGTCCGGTCTGAAGGACGAGGCACAGATACGCCACGAAAACACGAAAGTCGCTCCGAGGTCTCTCGGGACAGCCACAGAGAGGAAAAACACAAAGACCGGGAGAGGAACAAGGACAGAGACCGAGAGAAAGACAAGGACAAGGACAGAGACCGAGAGAGGGACAAAGacaaggaaaaagagaaagaaaaggacaaGGAAAAAGacaaggaaaaagagaaagaaaaagaccgTGACAATGATGCTGTCAAAGTTCGTAGGCCAGACACACCAAAAGGTAAGGTGGAACATGACCGACATGGACGTGATAAGGAACGGGATCGGGAGAACCGAGACAGAGGGAATCGGGACAGAGAAAACCGAGACCGGGATCGTGAAAACCGAGAGAGAAAGCACCGAACCGAGTCCAAAGAACACAAGGAGAAACGTTCACCTGAGCAGCGTTCACGGCCAGATAGTCCCCGGGTAAAACAGGAGAATAAACAGCGCTCTGACCGCTCAGAACGCTCGGAGCGCTCTGATCGCTTGGAACGTTCTGATCACACCGATCGCTCGGAACGATCTGAGCGCTCTGATCGCACTGACCGATCGGAACGCTCTGAACGTTCTGACCTAAAATCCTCCAACAACAAAGAGGAGAAACGAAGCTCTGATGGTAACAGACACCGCTCTGATGACAGCAAGCAGTCCTCCACCGATAGCAAAGCTGCCGAGTTCCCTGACTACCTGCTGGGTGTCAAGTCTGGCGCACTGAAGAATTTTGTCATTCCCAAACTGAAGCGTGATAAAGATGGGAACGTGccaccagcagcaacagcaccaACTTCAGCAGCAACACCAGCAGAAATCCCACGGCCAGAGAGCTGGGGTCAGCCGCGAGTCAAACTGGAGAGGTTGGGTCTGGTGGAGAACATCAGCAAACGGCCCAAGCCTGTGGTGGTACTACAGAAGCTCTCCTACGATGAAGTGCAGAAGATCATCAAGGAACGGCACTCTCGCAGCTCAAAGTCAAGCAAGAATCGGTCGTCCTTTGGGAAGTCTTCGAAAG GGGGGATTGATGAGTCGGTGCTCAAGGAGCTTCCTCCTCATCTGCTTGCAGAAATCGAGTCCACCATGCCTCTTTGTGAGAGGGTGAAGATGAACAAACGCAAACGGAGTACGGTAAACGAGAAGCCCAAGTATGCTGAGGTCAGCTCTGGTGAGGACAGCGCCTCCGTGGAAT CGGCTCCGAAACGGTCGAAAAAGGATCGGGACCGGACGTGGGAGTGTGAAGAGAAGGACCGGAAAGGGGAGCGCAGGCGGAGTGGAGGACATCATGACGGCCGTAGAGGATCAGGCAGCCGATACAGAGACCAGAGTTCAGACGACTCAGACGAAGGCACGCCCCCTCCCAGCATGAGCGAGA ttgcccgaaagatgaagatgaaggagaagcagaagaagaggaaaGCTTATGAACCGAAGTTAACTCCAGAAG AAATGATGGACTCCTCGACGTTTAAGAGGTTCACTGCAAGTGTGGACAATATATTAGAAAACTTGGAGGATGTGGACTTATCATTAG ATGATGACGAGATCCCTCAGGAGTTGCTTCTTGGGAAGCACCAGCTGAGTGAGCTGGGCAGTGAATCGGCCAAAATCAAAGCCATGGGCATCACATACAGG ATTTCGTCCGAGAAGCTTGTAAAGGTGCTGGGAATATTAGAGAAGAACATTCAGGATGGATCCAAGCTCTCAACACTTATGAACCAT GGCAACGATGCAGAGGATGAGGAGCGCTTGTGGCGTGACCTCATCATGGAACGGGTGACCAAATCAGCTGACGCCTGTCTGACTGCGCTGAACATCATGACCTCGACACGGATGCCCAAAGCTGTCTATATCGAGGATGTGATCGAAAGGGTGCTACAGTACACAAAGTTCCACCTGCAGAACACCCTCTACCCCCAGTATGACCCTGTCTACAGAGTGGGCCCTCATGGAG GTGGGATGCTGAGCTCGAAAGCCAAACGAGCCAAGTGCTCCACGCACAAGCAGAGGGTGATTGTCATGCTCTACAACAAAGTATGCGACATCGTCAGCAACATTTCTGAGCTGTTGGAGATCCAGCTCCTGACAGACACTACAATCCTGCAG GTCTCTTCCATGGGAATCACTCCGTTCTTTGTGGAGAATGTCAGTGAACTGCAGCTCTGTGCCATCAAGCTGGTGACCGCG GTCTTTTCCCGGTACGAGAAACACAGGCAGCTAATTCTTGAGGAGATCTTTACATCTCTAGCCAGGCTGCCCACCAGCAAGAGGAGCTTAAGGAACTTCAG GTTGAACAGCAGTGATGTTGATGGCGAGCCCATGTATATCCAGATGGTGACTGCTCTGGTGCTTCAGCTCattcagtgtgtggtgcatctgCCTAATGACAAGGACAACACTGATGATGAGTATGACAAAAAG GTGGACCAGGATGTCCTCATCACAAACTCCTATGAAACTGCAATGAGAACGGCACAGAACTTCCTATCAGTTTTCCTCAAAAA atgtgGTAGCAAACAGGGAGAGGAGGACTACCGGCCTCTGTTCGAGAACTTTGTGCAGGATCTCCTCTCGACAGTGAACAAGCCCGAGTGGCCAGCTGCTGAGCTGCTCCTCAGTCTCCTGGGCCGGTTGCTG GTGCACCAGTTTAGTAACAAGCAAACTGAGATGGCACTGAGAGTGGCATCTTTGGATTACTTGGGCACAGTTGCTGCACGTCTAAGGAAGGATGCAGTCACCAGCAAGATGGACCAGCGCTCCATAGACCGCATCCTCAAAGAG ACGCCTGGAAATGACGAGACGCAGCAGCTGCAGAAAGCCTTGTTGGACTACTTGAATGAGAACATAGACACTGACCCTTCTCTTGTG TTTTCTCGGAAGTTCTACATCGCGCAGTGGTTTCGGGACAGTACCACAGAGACTGAGAAGGCTATGAAGTCCCAAAACCAGAAGGACGACGACTCGTCCGAGGGCCAGCATCACACCAAGGATGTGGAGACTACGGGCGAGATCATGCAGAGAGCTGAGGCTCGCAAGAAGTTCTTGCGGTCCATAATCAAGACCACGCCCTCTCAGTTCACCACACTAAA AATGAACTCTGATACAGTGGACTACGATGATGCCTGTTTAGTTGTGCGATATTTGGCCTCTATGAGGCCGTTTGCACAGAGCTTTGATATTTATTTAACGCAG ATCTTGAGAGTGCTGGGCGAGAGTGCCATCGCTGTGAGAACAAAAGCGATGAAGTGTCTGTCTGAGGTGGTGGCTGTGGATCCCAGCATTCTGGCCCGG ttggaTATGCAGCGTGGAGTCCATGGACGGTTGATGGATAACTCAACCAGTGTACGAGAAGCTGCTGTAGAGCTTGTTGGAAGATTTGTACTGAGTCGCCCCCAGCTAACCGAGCAGTACTATGACATGCTCATTGAGAGAATACTG GACACGGGAATCAGCGTGAGGAAGAGGGTGATTAAGATCTTGCGAGACATCTGTCTGGAGCAGCCCACGTTCAACAAGATCACAGAGATGTGTGTGAAGATGATCCGGAGGGTCAACGACGAAGAAGGCATTAAG AAACTGGTGAATGAAACATTCCAGAAGCTCTGGTTCACCCCAACTCCCAACCATGACAAGGAAGCCATGACCAGGAAGATCCTCAACATCACTGATGTg GTATCTGCATGCAAAGATTCGGGTTATGACTGGTTTGAACAGCTGCTTCAAAAT CTGCTAAAGACAGAGGAAGACGCTTCCTACAAGCCAGCCAGGAAGGCTTGTGCTCAGCTTGTCGACAATCTAGTGGAACACATTCTCAAATATGAAGAAGCTCCAGATG ACTGTGAGAATAAAGGGGGGAACTCGAATCGCTTGGTGTCCTGCATCACCACGCTATACCTGTTCAGCAAGAACCGAGCACAGCTGATGGTGAAACATGCCATGACCATGCAGCCCTATCTAACTACCAAGTGCAAT AACCAGAACGATTTTATGGTGATTTGTAATGTGGCTAAGATCTTGGAGCTGGTGGTGCCTCTCATGGACCACCCCAGCGAGACCTTCCTCACCACTATCGAGGAAGACCTGATGAAGCTCATCATCAAATACGGCATGACG GTTGTGCAGCATTGCGTGAGCTGCCTCGGAGCAGTGGTGAACAAGGTCACTCACAACTACAAGTTTGTCTGGGCTTGTTTTAATCGATATTACG GGGCTTTAAACAAACTGAAGACCCAGCATCAGGAAGACTCAAACAGCACAGTCCTTGTGTCCAACAAGCCTGCGCTGCTTCGTTCCCTCTTCACTGTGGGAGCTCTGTGCAGGCACTTCGACTTCGACCTTGAGGATTTTAAAGGCAATAACAAG GTTGTCATTAAGGACAAGGTGCTGGAGCTTCTGCTCTACTTCACCAAGAATGAGGATGAGGAGGTGCAGAGCAAGGCCATTATTGGTTTAG GTTTCCTCTTTATCCAGCACCCTGGGCTGATGTTTGTCCCCGAGGTGAAGACCCTGTACAACGGCCTCCTCTCGGACAGGAAGACGTCAGTAAACCTAAAAATCCAGGTGCTGAAGAATCTGCAGACGTACCTGCAGGAGGAGGACACGCGCATGCAGGAGGCTGACAGGGAGT GGAAAAAGCTTTCCAAGCAAGAGGACCTCAAGGAGATGGGGGATATCTCCTCAGGAATGAGTAGCTCAATCATGCAGCTGTACCTCAAGCAGGTGCTGGAGGCCTTCTTCCACACGCAGTCCAGCGTACGACACTTTGCCCTCAACGTCATCGCCCTAACACTCAACCAGGGTCTCATTCACCCTGTACAG TGTGTACCCTATTTAATCGCCATGGGGACCGATCCAGAACCTACAATGAGGAATAAAGCAGACCAGCAACTGGTGGAGATTGATAAGAAGTACACAGGATTTATTCAT atgaaggCTGTGGCTGGGATGAAGATGTCCTACCAGGTCCAGCAGGCCATCATGGCCTCTAAGGACACAATCATCAGAGGTTTCCGTCAGGATGAAAACAGCTCAGCCCTCTGCTCTCACCTTTTTACAATGGTGCGGGGAAACAGACAGCACCGGCGAGCCTTCCTCATCTCCTTGCTCAACCTGTTTGACGACAGTGCG AAGACGGAGGTGAACATGTTGCTGTTCATTGCAGACAACCTAGCGTGTTTCCCCTTCCAGAGCCAAGAAGAGCCTCTCTTCATCATGCACCACATTGACATCACGCTGTCCGTGTCTGGCAGCAACCTTTTACAGTCCTTCAAAGAG TCTTTACTAAAGGAACCAAGGCCGcgagaaaagaaaaggaagaagaaggtGCGAgaaaagaaatacagttcagatGAGGAAGACGAAGATGAGTCgtcaagcagcagcagcagcagcagcgatgaAGATGAGGTGGTTCACAGAGCCAAAAGGCCCAAGAGGGCTGCAGCAAACGTGGACTCCGACTCCGACCTGGATGTCGAAGACGTGGAAAAGGTCATGGACCGTCTGCCAGACAACCCGCTCCCTCTGCTGGATTTCGCCAATGCCTCTCAGGGCATCCTGCTTCTCTTGGTCCTCAAACAGCATCTGAAGAACCTTTATGGCTTCTCAGATAG CAAAATCCAGAAGTATTCTCCAACGGAGTCAGCGAAGGTGTATGACAAGGCAGTAAACAGGAAAAACAACGTGCATTTCAACCCACGGCAGACGCTAGAGTTCCTGGCCAACGGCCTTTCAAATGCCGAGCTCACAGACgacatcaagaggaagattgtcAAGCAATACTTGGAC tttaaGGTACTGATGGAGCACTTGGACCCtgatgaggaggatgaggaaggcGAGGCGTCAGCCAGCACCCACGCCAGAAACAAAGCCATCACTGCTCTTCTGGGAGGCTCCAGCCCGAAGAACAACGCTGCTGACTCTTACGATGAAGAAAGCGACGGAGAAGAGAAAGCACCTGGA GCATCACGGCGATCCAGGAGAGGCGGCGACTCTGCAGACGCATCAGGTCATTTGAACGAGACGGTAGAAGCCATGGACGTCATCGCTATCTGCTGCCCCAAGTACAAGGACCGGCCGCAGATAGCGCGCGTCATCCAGAAGACGAGCAACGGTTACAGCGTGCACTGGATGGCCGGCTCCTACTCCGGCACTTGGGCAGAGGCCAAGAAACGAGACGGACGCAAACTGGTGCCTTGGGTGGACACTATCAAGGAGTCGGACATCATTTACAAGAAAATCGCCTTGACGAGTGCTCACAAGCTGACTAACAAAATGGTGCAGACTTTACGATCACTGTACGCAGCCAAGGAGGGGACTTCCAGCTAA